The following nucleotide sequence is from Nycticebus coucang isolate mNycCou1 chromosome 8, mNycCou1.pri, whole genome shotgun sequence.
ggtgctacccaatcTTGTAAGCATCTCCTTATACTATTTGATCTCTATTTTACTACTAAGGAAGTAGGCATCCAGAGCAGTAATCTGTCCCAGGTCACTCAGCTAGTTAGGTGGCAGAGCTAGGAAACTCGGGGGATCTCCAGGGATGACTTCCAGGGGCCTGAGTGGTTTAATCTCATGAACTTTTGAAATGAACCCAGCAGTTTCACTTCCAGCCTGGGGCCTCACACTGAGGAGAAATGGCTGAGAGCACAGTCAGAAGTCGGCTGGACAGCTACaatggaaatggaaagaaagtCCAGACTAAAACGAAAGAGGGTTACAGAGCAGGGACCCTCTGAAAGCAAGCGACCGTATTTTTAACAACTGAAATTATAAAAGCTACCTGAACCACACTTCCTTTTTAAAGTTCAGAAAAACTAAATTGATATGAAAATGAACAACAGAAAAATATTGAGGTTGGATTTTGTGTGAAATTATTTCAGATTGAGTATCCCTCATCAGCACTGCTTGggactaaaaatttatttttatttatttatttatttattttttgagacagagtctcactatgtcaccctcagtagagtgctgtgttgtcacagctcacagcaacctcaaactcttgggcttaagcgattctcttgcctcagtctcccaagtacctgggactacagacgcccgccacaacgcctggccatttgttgttgttgttgcagttgtcactattgtctagcaggcccaggccaggttcaaacccacctgcctcagtgtatgtggccaggaccctaaccactgagctatgggcactgagcctaaaatttttttcagatttaagatttttaaaaatatggagttgacggtgcatcttacaagggtacatgtgaaacttagcaaatgtagaatataaatgtcttaacacaataacatagccaggaaggctatgttaaccagtgtgatgaaaatatgtcaaatggggaGAGATTAAAGATAGCGGCtcagtaacagcttccctgcaactgggaacagcgagtctggggagacaagactccaggcatctctggccggtgggatctgcctataatcattcctttgaggatacagggagccagcaagggacttctggaccccaagaagaggacaaaaacagtggaaaactggcaagtggttgcgtgtgttcgactgacctaatcacgccggcaaccgtaagtacaagcagcagtgagactgcaaactggaaaggccttacctgtgaactgtttcggtgttcttggacttggcactcagttgaactgccttggggagagcttgagcaggagtgtggagaactttgggcattgtctggggccccagactgagccactgagctgggcgcaggaagccattgtgaaagaactgccctggcaagctccgccctcagggtatcagagcaaggattgggtgggtcaaagtaacctactgactgagcagcctaagggcggggactgagctgccttacaaccttaatccttaggggcagagtgagacggttttggcacactggagccttgggctgttgccctggctcAAACTCATGGGATTgacgccacccagacctccataagaacaGTGCAGCGACCCCGGAcaggtgacctgcacccaccgggcctccgcattccctgaccaggaactgcgggaaccatgcaaccctgcgtcctccatcctatgtcctcccagcttccacactagcctgttcatctgaaAAGGGACTCTGGTACCTGCgtgacctttggagccctccctgcctctgtgcagagctcttctcctggccagagactgctggagccttgggctctctgtgccaaagtcactgggtgcctggcactcccagaaccatgcgcaccacccccagccctgttgctggatctgggtgtgtcacaaaccggagctgcttccacaatcagaactccctagctagagcagccccagaggaactacacagggtcactccctacaaagatccagcaacaatagagtgatcctgctggggtctaatcttggagagacacctccccaactctgaggacagccagaggcaacggtgaaaaacaatcatgaggcaaaatcaacagaaaaactctggcaatatgaatactcagattagattaactcccccaaggatcaatgaggcagaAACAGCataagaccccatgcacaaacaaatagctgaggtgtcagaaattgaatgcaagatctggatagcaaataagatcgaattagaattccaaaagttatctcaagaattcaatggattcaaagaccaaatgaccaaagattttgacacattgagacaagaagttgcatccctcaaagatctgagaaacacaatagaatccctcagtaacagaatggagcaagcagaagaaaggatttctgacattgaagacaaagctttcgaatgctcccaaaccctcaaagaagaagagaaatggagagcaaaaacagactactctctcagagagctatcggataatttgaagaaaaccaatattcgtcttatagggatccctgaaagtgatgaagtggcttcacaaggcacagagtctcttctccatgagattatgaaggagaactttccagacatgccaagagattccgaaattcagatagcagacagtttcagaactccaacacaactcaacccaaataagacatcccccagacagatcataatcaatttcactaaagttaatatgaagtagaaaattctgaaagctgctagatgaaagaaaaccattacctacaaggggaagaatatcagaataacttcagagctctctgctgaaacctttcaagctagaagaggatcatcgacttttaatctcctaaaacaaaataactttcaacccaggatcctgtacccacctaaactgagcttcatttatgacggagaaattaaatacttcaacgacattcacatgttgaagaaatttgccacaactaaaccagctctccaggacattcttcgacctatcctccataaagaccagtgtaattctccaccacaaaagtaaacccacccaaaaaaattttgatcaaattccaacttccacagtcgcaaaaggattaaaaatgtccaccggtctcttaaaaggcttatcaatattctcaattaatgtgaatggtttaaattgtcctctaaagaggcataggttggtggactggatacaaaaactcaagccagatatctgctgcatccaagaatctcatcttacattaaaagacagatatagactcaaggtgaagggatggtcatctatattccaggcaaatggaaagcagaaaaaagcaggtgttgcaatcctgttcgcagacacaataggctttaaaccaaccaaaataattaaggataaggatggatacttcatatttgttaaaggtaatactcaatacgatgagatctcaattattaatatttatgcacccaaccacaacacacctcaatttataagagaaactcttacagacataagcaactcgatttcctccacttccatagtagttggagattttaacacctctttagcagtcctggatagatcctccaaaaagaagctaagtaaagaaattttagatttaaactcaaccattcaacatctagacttaacagacatctacagaacatttcatcccaacaaaactgaatacacattcttctcatcagcccatggaacatactccaaaatcgaccacatcctaggccacatatcctcagcaaatttgaaaaaatagaaattattccttgcatcttctcagaccatcatggaataaaagttgaactaaataacaacaggaacctgcatatccatacaaaaacatggaagctaaacaaccttatgctgaaggatacatgggttatagatgagattaagaaggaaatcaccatatttttggaacaaaacaacaagacacgaattaccagaacctctgggatactgcgaaggcagtcctaagagggaaatttatagcactgcaagccttcctcaagaaaacggaaagagaagaagtcaataacttaatggaacatctcaagcaactggagaaagaagaacacttcaaccccaaacgcagcagaagaaaagaaataaccaaaatcagagcagaattaaatgaaattgaaaacaaaagaattatacaacagatcaataaatccaaaagctggttttttgaaaagatcaataaaatagataaacctttggccaacctaaccaggaaaaaaagagtaaaatctctaatttcatcaatcagaaatggtaatgatgaaataacaacagacccctcagaaattcaaaaaatccttaacgaatactacaagaaactctactctcccaaatatgaaaatctgaaagaaatcgactaatacctggaagcacgccacctactaagacttagccagaacgaagtggaaatgttgaacaggcctatatcaagttctgaaatagcatcaactatacaaaatctccctaaaaagaaaagcccaggaccagatggctttacgtcagaattctaccaaacatttaaagaagaactggtacctatactactaaacctcttccaaaatatagaaaaagaaggaatattacccagcacattctacaaagcaaacatcaccttgatccccaaaccagggaaagacccaacaagaaaagaaaattatagaccaatatcactaatgaatatagatgctaaaatactcaataagatcctaacaaacagaatccaacaacacatcaaaaaaattatacaccatgaccaagtcggatttatcccagagtgtcaaggctggttcaatatacgtaaatctataaatgtaattcaacacataaacaaacttaaaaataaagaccatatgattctttcaattgatgcagaaaacgcttttgataatatccagcatcccttcatgatcagagcacttaagaaaattggtatagaagggacatttcttaaactaatagaggccatctacagcaaacccacagccaatattgtattgaatggagttaaattgaaatcatttccacttagatcaggaaccaggcaaggttgcctattgtctccattgctctttaacattgtaatggaaattttagccattgcaattagggaagaaaaggcaatcaagggtatccacatagggtatCCAATatggctgtgatgccatggcactctaccaagggtgataaagtgagactctgtctctaaattaaaaaaaaaaaattaaagccaattggaggctgggtgtggtggctcacatctgtatgtctataatcttggcactttgggagactgaggcaggaggattatttcaggccgggagttccagaccagcctaagcaacatagcaagaccttatttctacaaaaaatagaaaaattagttaggcCTGGTGACATGCACCTATAGTACTAGCTgcccaggaaactgaggcagaaggatcccacGAGCCTAGCAGTTTgtggttacagtgagttatgctGATGTCACttcactctagctggggcaacagagcaagactactTCAAGCCAGTTGGAGAGATATTTGACCTGTGTACAGAGGTTGTGCATATCGGTATGGAATATCTTGGAAAACTTTCCTACTCCTAAATTTTTTTGCACAATAACATCTAGTTGAGTGATATtgaaaaatcttaaagaaaaaatgacatctttatcagcaagttttttttaaattctccataACTTGTTCCATTTCTTTGAACCAACATAGAGCTaaaggagagaaaacattttaaaccagGTTAAGTCCTAGGTTCTGATTTGGATTTCTCCAACACAATTTCAGATCTAGACTTTGGAGTCAGAAATGGACCTAGCTcaccaagaaagaaaatgtaggtgACCTAGATCTTTTTGCTCACTATTCATTAATAAGTTGATTTACTAGtacaactgagccacaggtgagtgCAGATGGTATTAGCCATTTTATCTGGGGCTCACATCTAGGCAAATTTGAAACCTAGACCCAGGGTGAGTTTTGCCTGCTTCActttctagaacagtggttctcaacctatggattgcgacccacaggaactgtattaaaggattgcggcattaggaaggttgagaaccactgagctagaacCTTAACTTCAGTGCCATGTACAGCCAGGCCTTGCTACCTGGTGGTGACGTAACACTGTCATGATTTGTTCAGATTCTCTGTCTTTAAAACAATGCtttttggccaggcgtggtggttcatgtcagtaatcctagcactctgggaggccaaggtggggggattgattgcctgagctcacggacttcaagaccagcctgagcaagagtgagatccctgtctctaaaaatcatagaaaagctagctggatattgttgcaggtgcctgtagtcccagctactcaggaggctgaggcaagaggatcgcttgagcccaagagtttgaggttgctgtgaactctgatgccaaGTCACTCTATTGAGAGTCACAAaatgaggttctgtctcaaaaaacaaaaaaacaagacttTTTCACTTCTCATGGTACATTCTTTGGAGCTTGGAGGGTAGGAAATAAGAGACAATTTCAATTCAACTTAGcccattttatttcttgttagCAGCTGTAACAGAAGAAAGTCATTGGGATGaaatcagaacttttttttttttttttcattttagcagtgTTTAATGAAAGTTGcatataagattattttattcctgcatcttctcaattgtttcttccttgtacttgcccttttcctttcctacttGGCGAGATTTGGCTTTTCCTTCAAGGATCTTTTTGCGGTCTTTGTCCAGTTTAATCCTAGTAATGACCACCTTGCTGGGGTGAATGCCCACGTGGACAGTTGTGCCATTAGCCTTTTCCGGCTGCACCCGCTCAGTGTAGATGACGTATTTCTTCCTGTAAACCTGGACTGCTTTGCCACTCTGCTGACCTTTATAATGCCCCCGGACAACCTGAACTTCATCATCCTTTCGGATGGGCATGGGTCGAACATTGGACTTCTGTCTCAGCTCtttggaaagaggggaagacatAATCTTCCTGCGAATGTGGGAAGGTGCATTGAAATGCCTTTTGCGGTTCTTGCTTCGGTCCGAAGTCACAAAGGAttgaacttcattttggctaCAACTGTTACTTTCGGAGACCACTCTAGGAAATAGCACTGCCTGGACTTGACTCTGTATCTCCACATGATCCCTCCCGTCAGCTCTCGTTTCTGAGTCTCCAAATCCCCTGACCCTCCATCCCTCTGCTTCACGGCGACCCCTAGGCAATCCTCACCCGCTGCCTCTCCCGAAATCAGAACTTTTGATTAAAAAGAGATTTGGCTTTTGAGGAGTTCAGTTTATTTTTGATATCATGAATCTAGAAATGCAGAGAATTAACTTCTCCCTATTGACTATATAGAGCTTAAGCTTTGATCTTATGTAATACAGTAGATTATTTTATAGTAGGAATATCAGTAAATTCTGTGGAACTTTGAGAAAAACACTACTTCCAAGGCAGATATGAAAAACtacttttgtagttttatttattctgtacataactttgttgttgtagttatcgaTGTTTTAAAGTTGTGACTCGTGATTATAAGGTAGTACAAGTATgtggtaaaaataaatacataaagaaaatcaaagagtAGAAGCTTGTCCAGTGAAAAGCAAATGTTACTTCTGGAACTGCTCCCAAATCTGCAAATTTCCCTGGGAAGAGACTACCAGTTTCTGTAGCTAAGGTTGAAGAGCCCTTGGTGAATTAATCCTTTCTGCAACTCATCTTAgtctttaaaaacttaaaaaaccaACATGTTGAGCTACAAACCTCTGCACTGTTGGAAAAGGCCACAAAGCATTGGTTTCCTAAGAGTCATCACTGGTGTTGCTTACATGTAAGTGGATACAGTCCAAGGTTTATAAATGATTGCACAATAAAAATTAGAATCCCCTGTTGTGGATCAGTGAATAGGTACTGCTCAGGTTACAATTTAACCAGACCAAAGACACCAAACTATGGAATGGTAGTaagcaaaagaaagtaaatataatGAAATCATTATGTTTTAATTGATAATTTATGGCGTATTCCTTTCTCCTCAGTGTCATGAAATTTGAACGACTGTCTAAAGTAATTGTTATCTTTGATTGAATAGCACTTTTCAGAGGTAGAtgaattcattttctatttttataaacctAAATTGTAAATGTTTGTCTTTGTATTCATTGCTATCTGATTTTTTCACATAAgaaattatttgtcttttcatagTCAATAATCATTTGTGTTTGATATCTGAATCTACATTTCTAAAATCACAGTGAATGTGATTCATGTGATTCTAAAATCACAATGAACTCTCTTTACAGTCTATTGCATTCAGCTACTATCTTAGAATATAGAATAGATATTTTCTATGAACAAGTTATTTATATTCTAGCTTAATTCTGGTTGTATTTGGGTAGCTCAGAACACAATATTTTATTAGTGTGATCTGAATTATCGTCTTCCAATTCTTTTTATCTATATTGAATTCGCCTGTCAAATTAGTACATTTTTGGAGCTATTATTGACATCAATTACACTTTATAATCCacacaataaacattttctttccagcATGAATATCCACTTTGGGTCATAGTGCCACTTTCTGCAGCCTCACAGTGTTTGCCCTGAGAGGCCAACGAACATGGAAAAGCAAAAAACACTTGGATAAATCAATGTTATGAAATGTTAATATAGCAGATACACTCATAATCTAAACACCTGCTTGATATTGAACTAATAATGTTTGTAGAATAACCTTCATTCTCACTTAGAAAAACAGTTGCCTGCTATCTGCAGGTAATTGGATGAGAGATCAGAATGTTTGGTCATTCatgattttctttgtgttttacgAACTCTTTTGAAAGAGTTGTTGGTCCTAGTGTCTAAGGTTTCACTTTTTGGTAGCTGCTCCATTAATGGGGGGAAGATTGATCAAATGCTTGGTTTGCTTAGTACTGACTTGCCAGAGTTGATTATAGTGGGATGTTGTCAAAATAGGCCGCATCACAGGCATTTCCATTCAGAAGTAAGTTGTAGGAATGGTCCAAAGGTTGCTCTGTGACATCACGGTCTGCTCCCGTAGCACACACACTCTACCTCTTAATACTCAGTGCATGCTTTACATCGACAAGCAAAAGTCAGATGGTTCAGTTGTTATCTAATCACAACAttctttatagttatttttattattgtcctAGGCAAGAGAAAGGAGCATCTTTTGTCTTTAACCGAAACCTCTTGAACTCCCCAAATCTATTCCcatctactttttccttttatcagTCAGTGTTAACTCTCCACATCTAGTTGCTCCTGCCAGAAACTTGGTTGTCATCCTTGAAAATTCCATTCCTCTGTGCAAGGTACTTCACATTCAATCAATGATTTTTCCACCTTGGAAGTACTTGTTGAATGCATCCACTTCTGTCCATTTTCACTGTCATTGCCTTAGTCCAAGCCACCATTGTATCTCTTTGGACAACTATTAAAACCCTCTTACTGGCTGCACTATGTCAATATTTGCACCTTTTCTGGTCCAATCCCCAACAGCTATGAGAATGACAGTTTAAAAGGGACATCAAATTATGTTATTTCTCTATGAAAACCTTCTGGTGACTTCTCCGTGCTCTTAGGATACAATTTAAAATTCCCTGCTGTGGCCTGGCAGATCTGCGTGGTTATTCCTGTCACTCTGAGCTCCTGCTGGCTGTGCCCCACCCTGTtagcctccctcctcctccagggcATCTCAAACTCCTTCCCCTCAGGGCCACTCAGGTGTTATTTCCTTTTGGCAGGAAGTACATCCTTCAAGTGTTAGCTTGAATGTCTTGTGCTTCAATCCTGATCCCCAGGACTTGATAGGATCCCCCTGTTATGTTTTTCTGAAAGtactctattattttctttttatgatggCCACCAGTAATAATCATACAGTTATAAGTCTAATTACTCAATCCATGTCCATCTTTCCCACCACTGTAAGTTCCAAAAGCAGAGACCTTACCCACTTTTGCTCACATTGTATTCCAAGCACCTACTAGACTTCCTAGCACAATGACTACGTGATAAATGTTGGTTGAAAACAAATCAGGGCATGTACTAAAATGCAGTATGGTTTAGCTTTAGTGCATGGAATTTTTGTTATTAAAGAGCATCTTTATTAAACTCAAAATCTACAACTAATGAGGCAGTCACCTTTTCTGAGCACTGGCACCAGACACTATGGTTTAGCACATTTTTCCTTTGCCTTCTCCTTTAAAATAGTCACAGTCTATGCCTCATCTCTGGCCATTCAGTGGAGGGTTTTTCGAATCTCTGTGAGAAGGGAACCTTCGCTAGGCACCTACTGCCCTTTTGCTGCCAGGCTGGCCAGCACATTTTCCCATGATCTTGCTAAAGTCTTGGGGTTGCCCTGGCCGGAATGCCCCCAACCCCGGGCACTCATGAAGGGGAGGCACCTGTCTTGACCTTTGCTTCACCAAGACTGCTGTGCGGTTCCGGTTTCTGCTTCTGTGCTTGTTCTCAGCTGTAAGTCCCTGTGTTGGTGCCACTGCTGTTGCTCACAATTTCCATCGACTAATCTTTGCTTATTTTCGTTATGACATTTTACTGTTTAGAAAATAATTCCTATGGGAAAACTaagaaatttcattatttttattctcttccaaATCCATTTGGCAAATATCAATGAAAATGATCTTAACACAGACACTTTTGGTACCACTGTGACATCTTTCCCTAATTTTTTAACCCTATTGTGGGACAGGCTGTATGGTAGCCTCGAGAGCTCTACCTCCAGATAATCATACCCTTGTGTAATCCTTTTCCCTTGAGTGTGTATGG
It contains:
- the LOC128592073 gene encoding 60S ribosomal protein L26-like, producing MSSPLSKELRQKSNVRPMPIRKDDEVQVVRGHYKGQQSGKAVQVYRKKYVIYTERVQPEKANGTTVHVGIHPSKVVITRIKLDKDRKKILEGKAKSRQVGKEKGKYKEETIEKMQE